The nucleotide sequence CCGGTTAGTCGACAAGAAAATCAGGATTCATGAGGGAGAGCTATTTTCCGCGTCAGGAAAATACCGCCACTGCCTGCGATTGAGCTATGCCATGCCGCTAACGCCGGAGACAGAAGCGGCCATTATTACACTGGGAAATGTGATTGTTGGGGAGATCGCCAGTAATCCGGTGGCGGGGTAAGGTTGGGCGCCCTTTCGCCCTTTATCCTTGATATCCTTGAGCGTCTCAATACACGCAGGAGGGATCGCCTTCATAGTGACGATCCCCTGTGGATTTTAGTTTACGCCCGGCCTTCCCAGATAGCCGTCCCAGTCTTTCCATACCGGTTGCAGCCCGGCCTGGGTCAGGGCAGCGGCCACCGCTTCTGGGCGGCGGTTGTCGTGCGGGGTGAATTGTTCCAGTTCCGGATGGTCGTCGGCGTAGCCGCCCGGCTGGGTTTTGGAAAACGCGCTGACGTTGTTGATGGCAATCGGGATCATGTGGTCGCGGAAAAAGGGTGATTCGCGGGTGGAGAGCGACAACTCCACATCGGGTGCCAGCAGCCGGAAGGCGCAGATCGTCTGCATCAGTTGCGCTTCATCCATCAGCGAGGCGGGTTCGATGCCGCCGGCGCAAGGGCGCAGGCGCGGGAACGACACCGAGTAACGGCTCTGCCAGTAAGTCTGCTGCAAATACAGCAGGTGCTCGGCCACCATATAACAGTCGGTGCGCCAACTGTCGGACAATCCAATCAGCGCCCCCAGCCCGATCTTGTCGATCCCGGCGCGTCCCAGCCTGTCCGGCGTCGCCAGCCGCCAGGCGAAATCCTGCTTGTGGCCGCGCAGGTGATGGCGGGCGTAGGTCGCCGGATGATAGGTTTCCTGATACACCATCACCCCATCTAACCCGAGGGTTTTCAACTCGGCGTACTCCGCCTGCGACAGCGGCTGCACTTCCATCATCAGCGAACTGAACTGCGGGCGAATCAGCGGCAGCATCTGGCGAAAATAGTCCATCCCCACCTTACGCTGATGTTCGCCGGTGACCAGCAGCAGGTGATCGAACCCCAGCGCCTTGATAGCTTCGCACTCGCGCAGGATTTCCTGTTCATCCAGCGTCTTGCGCTTGA is from Dickeya dianthicola NCPPB 453 and encodes:
- the thiH gene encoding 2-iminoacetate synthase ThiH, translated to MDTHEQSPSFERHWQQLEWHDLTLRINGKTDADVERALCADRLTREDMMALLSPAAGRWLEPLAQRAQQLTRQRFGNTVSFYVPLYLSNLCANDCTYCGFSMSNHLKRKTLDEQEILRECEAIKALGFDHLLLVTGEHQRKVGMDYFRQMLPLIRPQFSSLMMEVQPLSQAEYAELKTLGLDGVMVYQETYHPATYARHHLRGHKQDFAWRLATPDRLGRAGIDKIGLGALIGLSDSWRTDCYMVAEHLLYLQQTYWQSRYSVSFPRLRPCAGGIEPASLMDEAQLMQTICAFRLLAPDVELSLSTRESPFFRDHMIPIAINNVSAFSKTQPGGYADDHPELEQFTPHDNRRPEAVAAALTQAGLQPVWKDWDGYLGRPGVN